A window of the Tropheryma whipplei str. Twist genome harbors these coding sequences:
- a CDS encoding S9 family peptidase translates to MTIPYSKNRKIKGVPKSRNSLDGSFIYVKSPTFFENHGDRIIDDYEWLRSDKKAAEKHLKEEQTRTAQATKHLADLQNTVFHEIKHHIRETDVSPPVRKGKWWFYQRTVSGKSYPYYYRIQSIGDFPPKLDKTPSSNEELIFDANAESRSNDFFSIGTFCISNDGKYLLYGIDNDGSERYTLRVRNIETFEDLPDVIYNTAAGACFHPDGKSFFYCTTDEAWRPDKIWQHTLGSGVEHLVFHDSEYWLGFEVSKSEKVLFIGSGNSQTSAYWILDLESDSRSLREVWPRENDVLYTPEHAIINGKDILLIVHNRNAVNFELVAANFINPLQCVPIIPHNLERNITDIEAFEDYLTVSYRQDGLPKIAVAQLTHDMHSAKTVFDSNTERHKNTVQFIDNNGACEARHDVLTSLQALKWEEVKFDNCEGEVYSVFSESNEEWSSAYLQISLESFKLPKATYMYEVKSKRFTKIHSQIVIDYLPEKYVEKRLWAKSKDGTEIPISLVFRRDLVHYPAPCLLYGYGSYGVCIDPQFSTKRLPLLDRGVIYAVAHVRGGGEMGENWYRQAKYENKPLTFSDFIACAKTLIENNYTSSEKLAIEGRSAGGMLIGAVINSEPELFTAAIAGVPFVDVLTTMLMPNLPLTIHEYTEWGNPTDSEEAYKWIKSYSPYHNIANDASRYPSILAITGTKDPRVSFIEPTKWVCRLREKGANAILHVEDTCGHFGASGRYDIWKSQAWEIAWILDKVCQCNLSCLFCQC, encoded by the coding sequence GTGACAATTCCCTACTCGAAGAATAGAAAAATAAAAGGGGTCCCAAAATCAAGAAATTCTCTGGATGGTAGCTTTATTTATGTGAAATCCCCAACATTTTTTGAGAATCACGGAGATCGAATAATTGATGATTACGAATGGCTTCGATCGGATAAGAAGGCAGCAGAAAAGCATCTAAAGGAAGAGCAGACACGTACCGCTCAGGCCACAAAACACCTCGCGGACCTTCAAAACACAGTATTTCACGAGATAAAACATCATATACGGGAGACGGACGTATCTCCCCCGGTGCGAAAGGGGAAGTGGTGGTTCTATCAGAGAACGGTTTCAGGAAAATCATATCCGTATTACTACCGCATCCAGTCAATTGGGGATTTTCCTCCAAAACTTGATAAAACCCCATCCAGCAACGAGGAGCTTATTTTTGATGCAAATGCCGAGTCACGTTCAAATGATTTTTTTTCTATTGGAACTTTTTGTATATCGAACGACGGAAAATATCTTCTGTATGGGATAGACAACGACGGTAGCGAGCGATATACACTTCGAGTAAGAAATATTGAAACTTTTGAGGATTTACCGGATGTTATCTATAACACAGCGGCAGGAGCATGTTTCCATCCGGACGGAAAAAGTTTTTTCTACTGCACAACAGATGAAGCATGGAGGCCGGATAAAATCTGGCAACACACACTTGGGTCCGGTGTAGAACATCTTGTGTTTCATGACTCAGAGTATTGGCTCGGATTTGAAGTATCAAAAAGCGAGAAAGTTCTGTTTATAGGAAGCGGGAATAGTCAAACCTCGGCCTACTGGATTCTTGACCTTGAATCAGACAGCCGGTCACTTAGAGAAGTGTGGCCAAGAGAAAATGATGTCTTATACACGCCAGAACATGCAATAATCAACGGAAAAGACATCCTCCTTATAGTTCACAATCGCAATGCTGTCAATTTCGAACTGGTCGCGGCAAATTTCATAAACCCATTGCAGTGCGTCCCAATAATTCCACATAACCTTGAGCGCAATATAACTGATATTGAGGCTTTTGAGGATTATTTGACCGTTTCGTACAGGCAGGACGGACTCCCAAAAATTGCCGTTGCGCAACTGACACACGACATGCATAGTGCAAAAACTGTATTTGATTCAAATACAGAACGACACAAAAACACTGTGCAATTCATCGATAATAACGGTGCATGTGAGGCGCGTCACGATGTACTAACAAGTCTGCAAGCTCTGAAATGGGAGGAAGTCAAGTTTGATAACTGTGAAGGGGAAGTTTATTCAGTTTTTTCGGAATCTAATGAAGAATGGTCATCTGCTTACCTTCAAATAAGCCTTGAAAGCTTCAAATTACCCAAAGCAACCTATATGTATGAAGTGAAGTCAAAGCGATTTACAAAAATACATTCCCAAATAGTTATTGACTACTTGCCAGAGAAATACGTCGAAAAGCGACTCTGGGCAAAGAGCAAAGATGGAACTGAAATTCCTATTTCACTGGTGTTTCGTAGGGATCTTGTGCATTATCCAGCCCCATGTTTGTTGTACGGATATGGTTCTTACGGGGTGTGTATTGATCCGCAGTTTTCAACTAAAAGATTACCCCTGTTGGACAGAGGGGTTATTTATGCAGTCGCCCATGTCCGAGGTGGTGGTGAAATGGGTGAAAATTGGTACCGCCAAGCCAAATATGAAAACAAGCCTCTGACGTTTTCGGATTTTATTGCCTGCGCAAAAACGCTTATAGAAAATAACTACACGTCATCAGAAAAGCTTGCAATAGAAGGTCGCAGTGCAGGTGGAATGCTCATCGGGGCGGTTATCAATTCAGAACCAGAGCTATTTACCGCAGCGATAGCTGGAGTTCCGTTTGTTGACGTGCTCACAACGATGCTAATGCCAAACTTACCGCTAACCATTCATGAATATACAGAATGGGGCAATCCAACCGACAGTGAAGAGGCTTACAAATGGATAAAGTCCTACTCTCCATATCACAATATCGCCAATGATGCGTCGCGGTATCCGTCAATTCTGGCAATAACAGGAACAAAGGATCCAAGGGTAAGCTTTATCGAGCCCACAAAGTGGGTATGTAGACTACGCGAAAAAGGTGCAAACGCAATACTCCATGTAGAAGATACATGTGGACATTTTGGCGCAAGCGGCAGATATGACATCTGGAAGAGTCAAGCCTGGGAAATCGCCTGGATCCTTGACAAGGTCTGCCAGTGCAATCTTAGCTGTCTATTCTGTCAGTGCTAA
- a CDS encoding DNA gyrase/topoisomerase IV subunit B — protein MSSNTDYNADDIALLEGLAAVRKRPGMYIGSTDNHGLAHCLWEIIDNSVDEVLAGFGNVVNITLHGDNSFSVQDFGRGIPVDIESKTGLTGVELVFTKLHAGGKFGTGAYFTSGGLHGVGASVVNALSEKLSVEVDRDGMTWVMEFRNQVTSGLRSKCKIASNVTGTRVRFWPDPLIFGSAEICIESLHQRAMQTAFLVPGLRVNIEDRVLGKSSSYLFEGGCKQFVEHLSAGELITDVLCIRGKGSFSEAVPVLKETGNLVISSVERVCDVDIALAWRNDFETHINSFVNVIETPKGGTHYSGFEQALLKTIRNAVSSQSRYLKSGNNRPEREDVFSGLTAVVSVKLPEPQFEGQTKEVLGTPAVKGIVANIVADNLQKLFEDPKYKTQIRRVLEKVVAQMHFRLAARASRETQRRKNALETSSLPAKLVDCRSNDVNESELFIVEGDSALGTARRARNSEYQALLPIRGKILNVQKASVADALANAECASIIQVIGAGSGSNFDIAQARYGKVIIMSDADVDGAHIRILLLTLFFRYMQPMISSGRVFSALPPLHQVVVKNSNEKIYTRSDRELEMVLSRLKQEGLEHREPIQRYKGLGEMDADQLAETTMDRSKRTLLRIRMSDAQQASDIFALLMGNDVAPRREFIANSVVSTDRIDS, from the coding sequence TTGTCGAGTAATACTGATTATAACGCCGATGACATTGCCCTACTAGAGGGCTTGGCTGCTGTTCGTAAACGGCCTGGAATGTACATAGGCTCAACCGACAATCACGGCTTGGCCCATTGTCTGTGGGAAATAATCGATAATTCTGTGGATGAGGTTTTAGCTGGATTTGGCAATGTTGTGAACATTACCTTGCATGGCGATAACAGTTTTTCTGTTCAGGATTTTGGCCGAGGGATACCTGTTGATATTGAAAGCAAGACGGGCCTAACGGGTGTTGAGTTGGTTTTTACAAAGCTTCATGCGGGCGGAAAGTTTGGCACAGGAGCGTATTTCACATCGGGTGGATTGCATGGTGTTGGTGCGAGTGTTGTAAATGCCCTTTCCGAAAAGCTCTCTGTTGAGGTTGACAGAGATGGAATGACATGGGTAATGGAATTTCGTAACCAAGTGACATCTGGCCTTCGATCTAAGTGTAAAATCGCTAGTAATGTAACGGGAACACGGGTGCGTTTTTGGCCTGATCCGCTTATTTTTGGTAGTGCAGAAATCTGTATTGAGTCTTTGCATCAACGCGCGATGCAAACTGCCTTTTTAGTTCCAGGCCTCAGGGTGAATATTGAAGATAGGGTGCTTGGCAAGAGCTCTTCCTATCTCTTTGAGGGCGGTTGCAAACAATTTGTAGAGCATCTTTCCGCAGGAGAGCTGATTACAGATGTCTTGTGTATTAGAGGTAAAGGTAGTTTTTCTGAGGCGGTTCCCGTTTTGAAAGAGACGGGTAACCTTGTTATCAGCTCAGTTGAGCGGGTGTGTGATGTTGATATTGCTCTTGCGTGGCGTAATGATTTTGAAACTCATATCAATAGCTTTGTAAATGTGATCGAAACCCCGAAGGGCGGAACCCATTATTCTGGTTTTGAGCAGGCTCTTTTGAAGACTATTCGAAACGCAGTGTCAAGTCAATCTAGGTATTTGAAGTCTGGCAATAACCGCCCCGAACGCGAAGATGTTTTTTCGGGACTGACCGCTGTGGTATCCGTAAAATTGCCCGAACCGCAATTTGAAGGCCAGACCAAGGAAGTGCTGGGAACACCCGCGGTGAAAGGCATAGTTGCAAATATCGTGGCAGATAATCTTCAAAAACTTTTTGAAGATCCAAAATACAAAACCCAGATCCGGCGTGTCTTAGAAAAAGTTGTTGCACAAATGCACTTTCGGTTAGCCGCACGGGCTAGTAGGGAGACTCAGAGACGTAAGAATGCACTTGAAACTTCGAGTTTACCCGCAAAACTTGTGGATTGTCGAAGCAATGATGTTAACGAAAGCGAACTGTTTATTGTTGAGGGAGATTCTGCCCTCGGCACTGCTCGCAGGGCCAGAAATAGCGAGTACCAGGCACTTCTGCCAATTCGAGGGAAAATCCTAAACGTACAAAAGGCGAGTGTAGCCGATGCACTTGCTAATGCCGAATGTGCAAGTATTATTCAAGTGATTGGTGCCGGATCTGGAAGTAACTTTGATATAGCACAGGCACGCTATGGCAAGGTGATAATAATGTCTGATGCTGATGTGGATGGTGCTCACATTAGGATTCTGTTACTAACCTTATTTTTCAGGTATATGCAGCCGATGATTTCATCCGGCCGTGTCTTTTCAGCCCTTCCTCCGTTACATCAGGTGGTGGTTAAAAACAGCAATGAGAAGATCTACACCAGATCAGATCGTGAGCTAGAAATGGTTTTGTCAAGACTGAAACAGGAGGGGCTTGAACATAGGGAGCCGATTCAGAGATACAAGGGCCTTGGTGAGATGGATGCCGATCAACTTGCAGAGACAACTATGGACAGATCAAAGCGTACCCTTCTTAGGATTAGGATGTCTGATGCCCAACAGGCTTCAGACATTTTTGCGCTCCTTATGGGGAATGATGTCGCACCACGCAGGGAGTTCATAGCAAATTCCGTGGTTAGCACTGACAGAATAGACAGCTAA
- a CDS encoding alanine racemase C-terminal domain-containing protein, producing the protein MISRLATITLESIKNNALLCLEADGDITVDLRADAFGHGLVKIAYTLYSTGVRKCFVRKAHEKIFLEEIGFTVDVSDAPIKPFSHDIYGLGDNTECKAALHLESCVVTCKKLPAGAGVSYCHTYRTQSEENVALIGIGYADGLPFQAQGSVEIKKRKYPIIGRIAMDYMVAKVTPDSYKHGTRVTVWGESGAKTWGLSAGIDPLCLTAGLAYRVEKRWLT; encoded by the coding sequence ATGATATCGCGTTTAGCAACCATTACATTGGAGAGTATAAAGAATAATGCCCTTCTGTGCCTGGAGGCCGATGGTGATATAACGGTCGATCTGCGTGCCGACGCATTTGGGCACGGGCTTGTGAAAATTGCTTACACCTTGTACAGCACAGGGGTCAGAAAGTGTTTCGTGCGCAAAGCCCACGAAAAGATCTTTCTTGAAGAAATTGGGTTCACAGTGGATGTATCAGATGCGCCTATAAAGCCATTCTCACACGATATATACGGCCTGGGTGATAATACAGAGTGCAAAGCTGCTTTGCATCTTGAAAGCTGCGTAGTAACGTGCAAGAAACTGCCGGCAGGAGCGGGTGTAAGTTATTGTCACACATACAGAACACAGTCAGAGGAAAATGTTGCACTCATAGGCATAGGATATGCAGACGGACTGCCCTTTCAGGCTCAAGGATCTGTTGAAATAAAAAAGAGAAAATACCCCATTATCGGAAGAATAGCCATGGACTACATGGTTGCGAAGGTTACACCTGACTCGTATAAACATGGAACAAGAGTTACCGTATGGGGAGAAAGCGGTGCAAAGACTTGGGGTTTGTCAGCGGGAATAGACCCCCTCTGCCTTACCGCAGGACTAGCATACAGGGTTGAGAAACGCTGGCTTACATAA
- a CDS encoding alanine racemase: protein MTQRTALSNSHAQAFISLGTLKKNLLWLQNEVAPAKVFMVIKANANGHGTMRVAEVAKMSGIRNFAVLLPKEALLIKRALSPGVRVFTWHITPDCEDLPSLIENNIEIGIGAEWQLRYIASCVKKTMTCEVLSGYKPALIHLKLDTGLSRGGCGVKDWQNLVCLAQDFQEMGLIKITGFWSHLSNTSPEEDRRSLKIFTENVTPYLASYSRRARPIMHIAASVAALGLPESRLDYVRLGLSCFGYYEKEELKGVMTLVAPIIKFLPEQGRAIIACGFADGISPLAVRNNVPLTGRSNRARLIEVGPETSVIEICQDIDRRQDNLQNSYDHVPQDPFLNALRVSQNHVILFGSGGLSELTARQWAESCGTTIDDVLSRVKAELIYLE, encoded by the coding sequence ATGACACAAAGAACTGCTTTATCCAATTCCCACGCTCAAGCGTTTATTAGTCTCGGGACTTTGAAAAAGAATCTTCTGTGGTTGCAAAATGAAGTCGCACCGGCAAAAGTTTTCATGGTTATAAAGGCAAATGCGAATGGACACGGGACGATGCGTGTTGCCGAGGTGGCAAAAATGAGTGGAATTCGCAATTTTGCCGTTCTTCTCCCAAAAGAAGCCCTACTGATAAAACGAGCCTTATCGCCGGGAGTGCGAGTATTTACTTGGCATATTACCCCAGACTGTGAAGACCTGCCGAGCCTAATTGAGAACAATATTGAAATTGGCATAGGTGCAGAATGGCAGTTGCGATATATCGCATCGTGTGTAAAAAAGACAATGACATGCGAGGTGCTGTCTGGTTATAAACCAGCTCTAATTCATCTAAAGCTTGATACCGGCCTCAGTCGGGGTGGGTGTGGCGTGAAGGACTGGCAAAATCTTGTCTGTCTTGCACAAGACTTTCAGGAGATGGGCCTTATAAAGATAACTGGATTTTGGTCCCACCTGTCTAACACTTCTCCAGAGGAAGATAGACGTTCCCTAAAGATATTCACGGAAAACGTCACGCCATATCTCGCAAGTTACAGCCGGCGTGCCAGGCCAATAATGCATATCGCAGCGTCCGTTGCGGCATTGGGCCTGCCGGAGAGCAGGCTAGATTACGTAAGGCTAGGCCTCTCATGTTTTGGTTATTACGAAAAAGAAGAACTAAAAGGCGTTATGACATTAGTTGCGCCAATTATAAAATTTCTTCCCGAGCAGGGGCGTGCAATAATTGCATGTGGGTTTGCTGATGGAATCAGCCCGCTTGCGGTGCGCAATAATGTTCCTCTTACAGGACGAAGTAACCGGGCAAGACTAATCGAGGTTGGGCCCGAAACATCTGTTATAGAGATCTGTCAAGATATCGATCGACGGCAAGACAATTTGCAAAATAGTTATGATCACGTACCGCAAGACCCCTTTTTAAATGCACTGCGTGTCAGCCAAAACCATGTTATTCTTTTCGGATCCGGAGGGCTTTCAGAGCTAACTGCCAGACAATGGGCAGAGTCTTGTGGGACAACAATAGATGATGTCTTATCGCGTGTAAAAGCTGAGCTTATTTACCTGGAATAA
- a CDS encoding type 1 glutamine amidotransferase: MLLVDLFPHQLSIRGDRGNVTALKARAHFAGHKLEIYDLHPGNVLPTGVSGVVIGSGPDYVLADLLGDMRRLACDLKALRDDNVPFLAISNGLRLLSEKFVSHDDVEHTAAGVYPISCHRIRRRVGESIVKCDFGELVGFENHDIEITDNEHPLGYGLDSRGTFSRPHGFFLGNLMACFLHGAFLPLNPIVADWFLSRMGGCATAHSVDNDCNPKQSCDNRYCCAQPSATDLDFYSHMARRVIKKRVTRAIRYKFIPGK, encoded by the coding sequence GTGCTATTAGTTGATTTGTTTCCACACCAGCTGAGTATTCGTGGTGATAGGGGTAATGTAACAGCATTGAAGGCTCGAGCGCATTTTGCTGGCCACAAGCTTGAGATATACGATCTTCACCCGGGGAATGTTTTGCCGACCGGTGTATCGGGAGTAGTTATCGGTTCAGGCCCTGATTATGTTTTAGCCGATCTTCTCGGTGATATGAGAAGACTTGCCTGTGACCTCAAAGCCTTGAGGGATGACAATGTGCCGTTTTTAGCGATTTCAAATGGTTTACGGCTTCTGTCAGAAAAATTTGTATCACATGATGATGTTGAACACACTGCCGCGGGAGTTTATCCAATTTCCTGTCATAGAATTCGCAGACGTGTTGGTGAGTCGATTGTAAAATGCGATTTTGGTGAACTTGTTGGGTTTGAAAATCACGATATCGAGATAACTGACAATGAACATCCGTTAGGTTACGGCTTGGACAGTAGGGGAACTTTTTCTAGGCCACACGGGTTTTTCCTGGGGAATTTGATGGCATGTTTTTTGCACGGTGCCTTTCTGCCATTGAACCCCATTGTTGCCGATTGGTTTTTATCACGCATGGGTGGCTGTGCAACAGCACATTCCGTCGATAATGACTGTAACCCTAAACAATCTTGTGATAATCGATATTGTTGCGCACAACCCAGCGCAACTGACTTGGATTTTTATTCACACATGGCACGGAGGGTAATCAAAAAAAGGGTTACCCGCGCGATTAGATACAAGTTTATTCCAGGTAAATAA
- a CDS encoding Mur ligase family protein, which translates to MRGCLAIFFGRALLVALRVLRSGGSVLPGVLAEFISPGILIRLIGNSEIIFVTGSNGKTSTTRMAVSILRAHGHEVFTNSSGANMKYGIIASLLAVPKRTRKGIALLEVDEGHIETLADLLKPSTALFLNLQVDQLNRFHDPGTVLVKLKNSLAFVKDVLIFNLNEPCFSELLESSLASQKLSVYGFSSSSDILNSIPPTGLLPHLRGQFSPPGRIESLCHIEHYSARTAHFSIQGVDRLQEIQLRTEGVHHAQNAAAAFALCMKILGDEFDPNKASSAVSLSTPAFGRDQVISLAGQPVRILLMKNPRSMQVNLESIAAGSRVMIGIDGGTPDPSWLYDVNLSAIKRAVVTGSMAWQVALALSYAGVVIDLVEPNLFRATNYFLRHSSSDKFQSFYNKKSEVLRKSNFDNNQCVTATHLDADFNRDQFGAKDDSAMVMILNYEMSMRLLRHYRYLDSSCY; encoded by the coding sequence TTGAGGGGTTGCCTGGCCATCTTCTTCGGCCGCGCTCTTCTTGTTGCCTTGCGTGTTCTACGTTCTGGCGGGTCAGTCTTACCCGGTGTTCTTGCTGAGTTTATATCCCCTGGGATTCTCATTCGTCTTATTGGAAACTCTGAAATTATTTTTGTGACTGGGAGTAACGGGAAGACCTCGACAACCCGGATGGCAGTTAGCATTCTAAGAGCTCATGGGCACGAGGTCTTTACGAATTCTAGTGGTGCCAATATGAAATATGGCATAATCGCCAGTTTGTTGGCAGTGCCAAAGCGCACCCGTAAAGGTATTGCCTTGCTTGAAGTAGATGAAGGGCATATTGAGACGCTTGCAGATCTCTTGAAGCCGAGTACCGCGCTTTTCCTAAATCTCCAGGTCGATCAGCTGAACCGTTTTCATGACCCAGGAACAGTGCTCGTCAAGCTGAAAAATAGTCTTGCATTCGTCAAGGATGTACTTATATTCAATCTTAATGAACCGTGTTTTTCTGAGCTGCTAGAAAGCAGTCTAGCATCTCAGAAACTGAGTGTGTACGGATTCTCTTCAAGCAGTGACATTCTAAACTCAATACCTCCAACCGGACTTTTACCGCATCTTAGGGGTCAATTTTCCCCTCCGGGACGTATAGAGAGCTTGTGCCATATTGAACATTATTCGGCCCGCACAGCGCACTTCTCAATACAAGGTGTCGACAGGCTACAAGAAATACAATTGCGCACAGAAGGGGTGCATCATGCACAGAACGCTGCTGCAGCTTTCGCGCTGTGCATGAAAATTTTGGGCGATGAATTTGATCCAAACAAAGCATCTTCTGCGGTAAGTTTATCAACACCTGCATTTGGCAGAGATCAGGTTATTAGTCTGGCCGGTCAACCGGTCCGGATCCTTCTTATGAAGAACCCAAGGAGTATGCAGGTAAATCTTGAAAGTATTGCTGCAGGATCTCGTGTAATGATAGGCATTGACGGAGGCACCCCTGATCCGTCCTGGCTTTATGATGTTAATCTTTCCGCTATAAAACGCGCTGTGGTAACCGGTAGTATGGCATGGCAGGTTGCCCTGGCCCTTTCGTACGCTGGTGTTGTAATTGATTTGGTTGAACCGAACTTATTTAGGGCTACAAATTATTTCCTTCGCCACTCAAGTTCCGACAAATTTCAGTCTTTTTATAACAAGAAAAGCGAGGTGCTACGCAAATCAAATTTTGACAATAATCAATGTGTCACCGCTACCCATTTGGATGCTGATTTCAACAGAGATCAGTTTGGCGCGAAAGATGATTCGGCAATGGTTATGATCCTCAATTACGAAATGTCCATGAGGCTTCTTAGGCACTACAGGTACCTGGATAGCTCGTGCTATTAG